The region GTTAGGGGTGGAAATTATAATGCGTTCTCCGCAATCAGACCCTCTGTCCATTGGCTATTTCCACTGCTAAGTAGTCTCCGTACCAGGCCACGCTCCTTGGTTTTTGAGTCAGGGGCTACGGAATTGATAAGCCTATTATACGGCTACCCTAGCACAGACTCTGCGTTCTGATCAGGCAAAGGGGAGGTTTGTAAGCGGTGGCTTAGCGTTTTATTGACGGTTAGGCACGGCACCAAAGGAGCGCTCTTGTCTCTTTCACCACTTTACTCAGGtcactggcaccacccagcaaCCAGGAGCAGCACCTTGGAAACCATCACAGCCCATACTGAGTGAGAGGGTAGCGCGGGAGATTCTCTTCCTTCTGGATCTTATTAAAGTGAGTGATTAGAttgatattcagatctgacatcgACTGGATATAGAAGAAAGCTAGCGTACACACGTATGCGATTGTTTCAAATTAGGACAAGATTTCCAATGGTTTTTCCGATTTGGATATTGATTGAAAATGATTTGAAGACATACACACAGAATGATATCCAGTATTTTATTTTACATATTCCAGCATGTTCCATCTGCTTCTGATAGAGAAACAGATGGATTTTGAGTGTGGTGTCGGTCGCTGGCAGTCAGTAGGCTGCATATTTTTTCCCCCCAGATTGGGATCTGCAGTAAtattgtgtggtgtgtatgtactAGGCCTTACTAACGATCATCTCATGCATTATATCTAGTGTTTCTATGTAACTTTACATcctttgcagctggaccttgcatGAGAGAAAACATGTGGGAGGGAGCAACAGTATGTCATGTGGAAGCGATAGCTCCCCTGAGGGGTTGCTTAGAAACAGTGTCAGCATAGAGAATAGACCATGTACCTACTGCAATATGCATTTGTGAGTAATACAAACCAGCAGCTTTCGCAGTTTGCTTTGCGTTGATGTGCtttttttttggttattttttttttaactgtgctTGTATTTTAATGCTATAACGATAGCTAGCATGGTTATAAAACTCAAAGCATCACAATGCATTGGTGAGAACGCTGGAATTCTGTAGTGAAATGTGTACACTTGTGAATTGAAAAAAGCACGTATTTTAGCAAACACACAGAAATTCGCTCAGTGGGTTCAAGGCATTCAAATAAAATTCCACACTTACTAAATAATTGCTAAAACCATATTTCAGTGctgcgatttttttttctcccattgtAATCTAATTAGTAGATAGGCAATTACCGACCTGGTGAAAGAAACCTAAAGACGCTAGATTCCATGGAGGCCGTCATCCTCGATTGTCTCATGTAGAAATCTGGAGTCCATACAGTTATCCCACAGCAACGTTTAACGAAAGGTCTTGACTGATCCCTAAACAACAAATGACGTGCAAGTGCTATTGTTTTGTATTGGGCACACATGAAGCTGTGCACATTTTGCCGTGTGTTGGAAAATGTGCACAATTCTAGCAAGTGTGTACCCTGCACAAAGCGATCTGGATAAACTTGGGTATCTATATACAAAAACAAAAAGGGAGGGGGCATGTTTTCAACTAAGGGAATTAAAGGAAAGAAACCCTCTAGCTTTGCGTGCCAGTAATCAACATGGTTCCTTCCATGCTGTGGCATTTTTAATAACCAAGCTAGGCAGCTATCAGGGAAGGAGGAACTTGGTAGTTGAGTCAATAGTTAGTTTTCCATTTGACTATGGGGACTTGTTGGGGCTCTGAAGAGTGCCATTTGTGACAGAGAATAAGTATTCTAGAGTCaccaccaggaaaaaaaaagttgcttactGCTGGCTTCATGCTTGGCCCAAAAGGACAGAAAGGAATGATTTACATGGGTCATCTCACTATCCTGAAGTGGTGCATCATGGTCTTGATTTTTACACATATCAGAAGTGATGACCTTCAATTGTGTCCTGTTTTAAGATGGCAAAATTATACTTAGTATCATATGTGTATGTAAAATGTCATAAAGTAAATCTTACTGGATGATATTAAGGTTTTTTATACttatcaaaaatctttatttaatgCTAGCATGTTATATATAAAGAGAATTGGGTGTACTATGGATATTTATGACCCTCTGGTCTTCATTGTTTTTAGGCATTCTATTTTGACCGTGACGATGTGGCACTTCATCATGTGTACGAGTTCTTCAAGAAACTAAGCGAGGAGCAGAGAGAAGATGCTGAGAACTTCCTGAAGTGTCAGAACAAGCGTGGTGGGCGTATCATTCTTCAGGATATCAAGGTGAGGAGAAAGGCAGGCTAAGGTCATGTGACACTAAAGTGTCTCATAAAGTAGAAGAATCTTATAGTCTGTCATTATATTCCAGTACTCCGTGGcgtctacaaatcatggggcccccctgcaaacctTTGATggagccccccaatgttcacaccttttCCCTTGGTGGCCCTCACAACCTGGGCGCCCATTTTGCAAGGGACATAAAACAAGTACAAGTAGTGACATCATAATTAGGGATGCTTAAATCCGAAtccgggtgaatccggatagttgctatcccacCCTgatacctgtgtggggtgggctgggggatcaagcttacctgtcttacgtcttctttggtccgtccctcggcgcctcccacgatgcgttccacgcggcagtcacgtgagtacaaacacttcctccttccgggttgaaggaggaagtgtttgtagtcacgtgatgcgcgtggacggcatcgtgggaggcgccgagggtcggaccgaagaagacgtcagacaggtaagcttgacaccccccccccgcacacacagcacaggtttactgggtgaaatccggatagcttacctaaggaaaatgtatgcgtgctctaacaccaagttttaagcctagcaagtctggctctgcaaatctggctcaattggctattcatgaggcaatgctcatgcaaatatgcatttgctttcgcacgccaaactatgcagggtcaaaaaacaaataccgcaaagcggtcgacctgcgggaattagttcatgccacattagcactatccaggagcgccacggggaggcttcccaatgcccacatacaaccgggggactatccgggtttcacctggattcggatttgagcataccTAATCATAATCCTTACACCCATAACGAatgtagtcacaaaaacaccCAAACTGAAGAATGGACTCCTGTATTGGAggcagtgaagtagtagttggggcctccttacagctctgggcctccctgcaggtgcagaggctgctcccctctagttacgcccctgcaggtaCTCTTATTAGAGGTTTTACTCTGGAAAGTTAGAGACCTTCTGGTCTAGGAGCGTCCTAGCTTCAAATGTAGAGTGAGTAAAGGTGACCAGCGCTCAGCATAAGGAACCAGTCCGTACCACAcaacttcacttaggttgtacaaaCACTGTGCTTCTACCAAAACAACACATCCAGCATGGAGTCAAAGAACACCTGGCGGGCACAGGTGTAACTTCACCATAAGATATTTATTGTCAGCAGATGGTGTAATCAGAGGAGGCTCCAGTTGGGAAGTGCTCACCCTACCTACCCCTTTGGGCTCCTCTGATTACATTATCTCCTGGTAATAAATATCCTATGGTGAAGTTACACTTGTACCCGCCATGTGTTCTTTTGACTCCATGTCCTAGCTTCAGCCTCAACACAAGTTGCCAGCATTTTGTATTGCTTGAGGGATTGGGTAATACCttattttattatttgtattaatATTATAACATTCCACTGTTCTTAACCTCCCCAGAGACCTGACAGTGACAATTGGGGAAGCACCTTGGACGCCATGCAGACCGCTCTGACGTTGGAGAAGAACGTTAATCAGGCTCTTTTGGAACTGCACAACATGGCCACAGACAGAAAAGATCCCTATGTGAGTATCACAAAATATAGAAAAACAAAGCAATAATGGACCTGTTTAATAAAACTGGCCCAGTGGCAACTGGTGACCACTGGAAGTTCTCTTTAGACAAAAAGACAAGCATGAAAATGTAATTCATAGACTGTGAAGAGTAAAGGTGCCAACACTTCCGCTGTTACTGTGGCCCGCAGTGATTGCGACTGTATCCCTTTGGTAATGGCTCATGGCCAAGTGCTGTAGGCT is a window of Hyperolius riggenbachi isolate aHypRig1 chromosome 6, aHypRig1.pri, whole genome shotgun sequence DNA encoding:
- the LOC137522811 gene encoding ferritin heavy chain B-like isoform X2; this encodes MYLLQYAFAFYFDRDDVALHHVYEFFKKLSEEQREDAENFLKCQNKRGGRIILQDIKRPDSDNWGSTLDAMQTALTLEKNVNQALLELHNMATDRKDPYLCDFLEREQLRKHVNHMKKIGDHITNLKRVGVPQNGLGEYLFDKHSLEECS
- the LOC137522811 gene encoding ferritin heavy chain B-like isoform X1, producing MNSQVRQNYSHDCEAAVNRVVNLKMYASYTYQSMAFYFDRDDVALHHVYEFFKKLSEEQREDAENFLKCQNKRGGRIILQDIKRPDSDNWGSTLDAMQTALTLEKNVNQALLELHNMATDRKDPYLCDFLEREQLRKHVNHMKKIGDHITNLKRVGVPQNGLGEYLFDKHSLEECS